In one window of Acidobacteriota bacterium DNA:
- a CDS encoding endonuclease MutS2: MNDPGFSSATPDRYSCRVLEFDAVKDVLREFLSGPISHNAVAALAPGDDLDSISVALERVREARNFLREGARPSLGGLEDPATILDRLRVEGASCTAREILAVLAVMRKGQELRRNFAAGSFPYLSDLAGALPDFRSLLSILEGKIHPDGSIDSSASPELGRLRRAVERMRHEIQKTLESLMRRLSRDKALQEAVITLRNDRLVLPIRTEEKRHVPGVIHGASSSGATVFLEPMETVPLNNELVELEDREYAETQRILGEYTEKLRERLADLVTAASVLAELDMVFAKAAFARAYDCCIPQLGGEKGIVLTEIRHPLLEKSLRKSGRKSVPLGIRLREPKTMMVISGPNAGGKTVALKTVGIAVLMAQAGLPVAASDAQLPLFHRVLADIGDQQSIQANLSTFSAHITSIRHMVEVVGPRDLVLLDELGSSTEPGEGAALAIAILDRFRKSRALTFVTTHHGRLKAYGSETAEAENAAMEFDEETLEPTYRLLVGLPGKSSAVDIAARLGLPEDILARARELIGAEEADASALIEALHEQRALLESQMANLLAEEKQLLARAVELETKAEQERRAKLKELDVRLEETLKAMEKRWDNALADLRARVEKPRLPKGIERKTLALKQEAREEWNAEVLNVLSEPAPERQSMTEGPVAVGDQVRVPNLSTPGTVTEIVDDDHIQVQVGNLRLRIARDEVQIVARKSAPPEASAAPRGRLSMKVDAAPADVPEEINVIGNTAEEALDRVDEFLDRAYTAGRARLRVIHGFGKGILRKNLHEMFASHPHVEKFYPATQREGGGGATIVELRN; the protein is encoded by the coding sequence ATGAACGACCCCGGCTTTTCTTCTGCCACACCCGATCGCTATTCCTGCCGCGTTCTCGAGTTTGATGCGGTCAAGGACGTCCTGCGCGAATTTCTTTCCGGTCCCATCAGCCACAACGCAGTTGCGGCGCTTGCTCCCGGCGATGATCTGGATAGTATCAGTGTCGCGCTTGAACGCGTGCGCGAGGCCAGGAATTTTCTCCGCGAAGGTGCGCGGCCGTCACTCGGAGGGCTGGAGGACCCTGCCACAATTCTTGATCGCCTTCGCGTGGAGGGCGCTTCCTGCACGGCACGGGAAATTCTGGCGGTCCTGGCGGTGATGCGCAAAGGCCAGGAACTGCGCAGGAATTTCGCCGCCGGTTCTTTCCCGTATCTTTCGGATCTGGCAGGCGCGCTGCCGGACTTCCGTTCGCTGCTTTCGATTCTCGAAGGTAAGATCCATCCAGACGGCTCCATCGATTCCTCCGCCAGTCCCGAGCTTGGTCGCCTGCGCCGCGCCGTTGAACGCATGCGGCATGAAATCCAGAAAACGCTGGAAAGCCTCATGCGTCGGCTCAGCCGCGATAAAGCGCTGCAGGAGGCCGTAATTACCCTGCGCAACGACCGGCTTGTGCTCCCCATCCGCACGGAAGAAAAGCGGCATGTGCCGGGCGTGATTCATGGCGCAAGTTCTTCAGGAGCGACCGTCTTTCTTGAACCGATGGAGACCGTGCCGCTGAACAATGAACTGGTTGAGCTTGAAGACCGCGAGTATGCCGAAACTCAGCGGATTCTGGGCGAGTACACGGAAAAACTCCGGGAGCGCCTGGCAGACCTGGTGACCGCGGCCTCCGTCCTTGCGGAGCTGGATATGGTTTTTGCGAAAGCTGCTTTTGCGCGAGCCTATGATTGCTGCATTCCTCAACTGGGCGGCGAGAAGGGAATTGTGCTCACGGAGATACGACACCCGCTGCTCGAAAAATCTCTCCGCAAATCCGGGCGCAAATCCGTCCCCCTTGGGATTCGCCTGCGGGAACCCAAGACTATGATGGTAATCAGCGGGCCTAATGCCGGCGGCAAGACGGTGGCGCTGAAGACCGTGGGAATCGCTGTCCTGATGGCACAGGCCGGACTGCCGGTTGCCGCCAGTGATGCGCAACTTCCTTTGTTCCATCGCGTGCTGGCGGACATTGGCGACCAGCAATCCATCCAGGCGAACCTCAGCACCTTTTCGGCGCACATCACCAGCATTCGCCACATGGTTGAGGTTGTAGGTCCGCGCGACCTGGTCCTGCTGGATGAACTGGGATCGAGCACCGAGCCGGGCGAAGGCGCCGCGTTGGCGATTGCGATTCTTGATCGCTTCAGGAAGTCGCGCGCTCTGACCTTCGTGACCACGCACCACGGGCGGTTGAAAGCCTACGGCAGCGAAACCGCAGAAGCCGAAAACGCCGCGATGGAATTTGACGAAGAAACCCTCGAGCCCACCTACCGGCTGCTGGTGGGTTTGCCCGGAAAATCGAGCGCCGTGGACATCGCCGCGCGTCTGGGTTTGCCAGAAGATATCCTGGCCAGGGCCCGCGAACTCATCGGCGCGGAGGAAGCCGACGCTTCAGCACTTATCGAGGCGCTGCACGAGCAACGAGCGCTTCTGGAGTCGCAGATGGCGAACCTGCTGGCTGAGGAGAAACAATTGCTGGCCCGGGCCGTCGAGCTGGAAACCAAAGCCGAGCAGGAGCGCCGCGCGAAGCTGAAAGAACTCGATGTGCGCCTGGAAGAAACGCTGAAGGCAATGGAAAAGCGCTGGGACAACGCGCTGGCAGACCTGCGCGCCCGGGTTGAAAAGCCGCGGTTGCCCAAAGGCATCGAGCGTAAAACGCTGGCGCTGAAGCAGGAAGCGCGCGAGGAATGGAACGCTGAGGTGCTGAACGTTTTGTCCGAGCCGGCGCCGGAACGCCAGAGCATGACTGAAGGGCCGGTTGCGGTTGGCGACCAGGTGCGCGTGCCAAACCTTTCCACCCCGGGCACGGTAACGGAAATTGTGGACGATGACCACATCCAGGTGCAGGTGGGGAACCTGCGGCTGCGGATCGCCAGGGATGAGGTGCAGATTGTGGCGCGGAAATCAGCGCCTCCAGAAGCCTCTGCAGCACCGCGCGGACGCCTGAGTATGAAGGTTGACGCTGCTCCAGCAGATGTGCCGGAGGAAATCAACGTGATCGGCAATACTGCAGAGGAAGCGCTGGATCGGGTGGATGAATTTCTGGACCGCGCTTATACGGCCGGCCGCGCCCGGCTGCGTGTTATCCACGGGTTCGGAAAAGGAATCCTGCGCAAGAACCTGCACGAAATGTTCGCCTCGCATCCGCATGTGGAAAAGTTTTACCCTGCCACCCAGAGAGAAGGGGGCGGTGGGGCAACCATCGTCGAATTGAGGAATTGA
- a CDS encoding LOG family protein: MKTVTIFGSSIPGEGTEIYQEAQQLGRRLAEAGFAICNGGYAGLMEASARGARDAGGHTIGVTCDVWTAKANRWIAEEVRTATFMERLLTLIERGDSYVVLPGGTGTLAELAVVWEMMNKSVLSRSVGGRKLLLVMVPYWRPVIECLGQETKLALQSNKIKMPALEIVTMVHTVDEAVARVIKEV, from the coding sequence ATGAAAACGGTCACCATCTTTGGCAGCTCAATACCCGGAGAAGGCACGGAGATCTATCAGGAAGCGCAGCAATTGGGGCGGAGGCTGGCGGAGGCGGGCTTTGCCATTTGCAACGGCGGATACGCCGGCCTGATGGAAGCATCGGCCCGCGGAGCGAGAGATGCCGGAGGCCACACCATCGGTGTTACCTGCGACGTCTGGACAGCCAAGGCCAACCGCTGGATCGCGGAAGAAGTTCGCACCGCGACGTTCATGGAGCGCCTGTTGACGCTGATTGAGCGGGGCGATTCTTACGTCGTGCTGCCCGGCGGAACGGGGACGCTGGCAGAACTGGCGGTGGTCTGGGAAATGATGAACAAATCTGTCCTCTCCCGGTCGGTGGGCGGGCGCAAACTTTTGCTGGTGATGGTTCCATACTGGCGGCCTGTGATCGAGTGCCTGGGGCAGGAAACAAAGCTGGCGCTGCAGTCAAACAAAATCAAAATGCCCGCCTTGGAAATCGTCACGATGGTCCATACTGTGGATGAGGCTGTCGCGCGCGTGATAAAAGAAGTCTAA
- the dacB gene encoding D-alanyl-D-alanine carboxypeptidase/D-alanyl-D-alanine-endopeptidase, which translates to MTPVPRRPTMRISSILQSKCLYRPRTSAVCLLIIICALALPLPLQAAAGPGSLASRIESILRASPAERGFWGIEVVRLSDGEVLYQRNSQHLFLPASNMKMFTTSAALSTLGPNFVFRTTVDSSAAPDSAGRVPDLALVGRGDANLGSRVVPYQYNSPERLPADLDFEQLADQVVAKGVHEVTGNIYADDTYYVFQPYGTGWAVDDLFWDYGAPITALAFNDNSLKLEIRPAAFAGPKAQILMGPGDGYYTIVNDVTTTASGIPATVEINRFPGSMELGIWGHIPAGSTGVDEGISIQDPPAFIGAMFRRLLEQRGVKVDGKVIVREASPAAAAAQAEAQGPEQRVLVAEHDSLPLSQDIKVTLKVSQNLHAEMLLRTMSRVQNNKGSIEDGLNILEGFVQKAGIAPEEVQFADGSGLSRETLVTPDAVMKLLQFDARQPWFQTFYDALPVAGVDGTLRDRFRGTSLQGRIHAKTGSLENVNALSGYMNLPEGRRLAFVIIGNQHPLDEAEAIKVIDHIAFEIYRWYAYRQ; encoded by the coding sequence ATGACGCCCGTGCCGCGCCGGCCCACGATGCGAATTTCGTCCATCTTGCAGAGCAAATGTTTGTACCGCCCGCGCACCTCTGCCGTCTGTTTACTCATCATAATTTGCGCACTGGCGCTTCCGCTGCCACTTCAGGCCGCAGCCGGGCCCGGTTCGCTCGCGAGCCGGATCGAGTCCATCCTTCGGGCTTCGCCAGCCGAGCGGGGATTCTGGGGGATTGAAGTTGTACGGCTCTCCGATGGCGAGGTCCTTTACCAGCGAAACTCGCAACACCTTTTTCTGCCTGCGTCCAACATGAAGATGTTCACCACTTCTGCGGCGCTCAGCACGCTGGGGCCAAATTTCGTCTTTCGGACCACCGTGGATAGCTCAGCCGCACCTGATTCTGCAGGTCGCGTGCCTGACCTTGCTCTGGTGGGGAGGGGCGATGCGAACCTCGGCAGCCGCGTTGTTCCTTATCAATACAACTCGCCTGAGCGTCTTCCCGCAGACCTGGACTTTGAACAGCTTGCCGATCAGGTTGTGGCCAAGGGCGTTCATGAAGTCACCGGCAACATTTATGCCGATGACACTTATTATGTTTTCCAGCCCTACGGGACCGGATGGGCCGTTGACGACCTGTTCTGGGATTACGGAGCGCCGATAACAGCCCTGGCGTTTAATGACAATTCTCTGAAACTGGAAATCCGGCCGGCGGCATTTGCCGGTCCGAAGGCGCAAATCCTGATGGGCCCCGGCGATGGCTACTACACGATCGTTAACGATGTTACGACCACGGCTTCCGGGATTCCCGCCACGGTTGAGATCAACCGATTTCCTGGCTCGATGGAACTCGGCATCTGGGGGCACATCCCCGCTGGTTCAACCGGCGTAGATGAAGGCATCTCCATCCAGGACCCGCCTGCCTTTATTGGCGCGATGTTCCGAAGGTTGCTTGAGCAGCGCGGCGTGAAGGTGGACGGCAAAGTCATTGTCCGCGAGGCCTCTCCGGCGGCAGCGGCCGCCCAGGCCGAAGCGCAAGGCCCGGAGCAACGTGTCCTCGTGGCTGAACACGACTCTCTGCCGTTGAGCCAGGATATAAAGGTCACGTTGAAAGTCAGCCAGAACCTGCACGCGGAAATGTTGTTGCGAACCATGTCGCGCGTCCAGAACAATAAAGGCAGCATCGAGGACGGCTTGAACATCCTCGAAGGATTTGTGCAGAAGGCCGGGATTGCGCCTGAAGAGGTCCAGTTTGCCGATGGGTCGGGCCTGTCGCGCGAAACGCTGGTGACGCCCGATGCAGTGATGAAGCTGCTGCAGTTTGATGCGCGCCAACCATGGTTCCAGACGTTTTATGACGCGCTGCCGGTGGCCGGAGTGGACGGCACTCTTCGGGACCGCTTTCGCGGCACATCGTTGCAGGGCCGCATCCATGCCAAGACCGGGTCGCTTGAAAACGTCAACGCACTTTCCGGCTATATGAATTTGCCGGAAGGACGCAGGCTGGCCTTTGTGATTATCGGGAACCAGCATCCCCTCGACGAAGCGGAGGCAATCAAAGTGATTGACCATATCGCTTTTGAGATTTACCGCTGGTATGCGTACAGGCAATAG
- the hemB gene encoding porphobilinogen synthase yields the protein MAFPIHRPRRLRRTQPIRDLVTETRLSSRSLIYPLFACPGSDVKEEIHSMPGNYRWSIDLLVEECKSVIDLGVPAVILFGIPESKDDVGSGAYDPDGIVQRAARAIKKGVPDLLVICDTCLDEYTSHGHCGLVKDGEVENDSTLELLARTALTQVQAGADMVAPSDMMDGRVGRIREELDSHGFSAIPIMAYSAKYASAFYGPFREAADSSPKFGDRRSYQMDPANQREAMREIALDIDEGADIIMVKPALAYLDVLALARQAFDVPFAAYQVSGEFSLIEAAARAGWIDRKRIALETLLSIHRAGADMILTYFAKDVARWLAC from the coding sequence ATGGCATTCCCAATTCATCGGCCGAGGCGGCTGCGCCGAACACAACCCATTCGCGATCTCGTAACGGAGACCCGGCTCTCTTCACGCTCGCTGATCTATCCGCTTTTTGCCTGCCCGGGCTCAGATGTTAAGGAAGAAATTCATTCCATGCCAGGGAACTACCGCTGGTCCATCGACCTGCTGGTGGAAGAGTGCAAGTCAGTCATCGACCTCGGCGTGCCCGCCGTGATCCTTTTCGGAATTCCGGAGAGCAAGGATGACGTTGGTTCAGGCGCCTACGATCCTGATGGGATTGTGCAGCGCGCCGCCAGGGCCATCAAGAAGGGCGTGCCGGATTTGCTGGTGATCTGTGATACGTGCCTTGACGAATACACCAGCCACGGCCATTGCGGCCTGGTCAAGGATGGTGAGGTGGAAAACGACTCCACGCTCGAGTTGCTGGCCAGAACCGCGCTGACCCAGGTGCAGGCCGGGGCGGACATGGTGGCCCCTTCCGACATGATGGACGGACGGGTGGGCCGCATTCGGGAGGAACTGGACTCGCACGGGTTCAGCGCTATTCCCATCATGGCCTATTCGGCCAAGTATGCTTCTGCATTTTACGGGCCCTTTCGCGAAGCGGCAGATTCGTCTCCGAAGTTTGGCGACCGGCGTTCTTACCAGATGGACCCAGCCAACCAGCGCGAAGCCATGCGCGAAATTGCGCTCGACATCGACGAGGGGGCGGACATCATCATGGTGAAACCGGCGCTCGCTTACCTGGACGTCCTTGCGCTGGCCCGCCAGGCCTTCGATGTTCCCTTTGCCGCCTATCAGGTGAGCGGAGAGTTCTCCTTGATTGAGGCCGCCGCCCGCGCCGGCTGGATTGACCGGAAACGCATTGCTCTGGAGACGCTGCTATCCATTCACAGGGCCGGCGCCGACATGATTCTCACTTACTTTGCCAAGGATGTCGCTCGATGGCTGGCATGCTGA
- a CDS encoding LPS-assembly protein LptD, translated as MPAFLALLISGKADKPALRTFHCDWKPLSSIQPKFPVHLSKFMRVKKAFAGRIPALTNAMGLIHYFSNRQRVFRTWLAFLVLLSLPLSFEVFGQSLPAIPSGLMDHASTVTVSSISQEKNGDVSILRGNVVVTYKEMRLTADLASYNQSTGEVVAKGHVTYNDPTAHLEAVELHYNVATEKGWFLNGKGYLRSHVKHRRGVIETQNPFYVQARIVERLNELSYKITDGRVTTCPCESTGWSISTRSASVKVGDKVIARNNMFHFLRVPVLYAPVLVDSISPRPRQSGFLLPTIGNSSQKGFTIGDGFYWAMNRSADLTLGAVDYAKRGIGGIGEFRARPSADSSFDVSAFGVNDRGPTRSPALAAPGESIRAIGNADHFWAGFRGVVNVDYASSLAFREAFANNFTQAVTSEARQMGFLTKNFNAYSANFYISRYQNFLSTVGGAANSITIRHTPSFSFSGMDRQVGHTPLFFSFDTSAGAVSRTQPDFETPNFSDRFNLHPELTLRMKPFWHFHLTPSGGVWLTRYGASLKPNRSGVDRLMGDFTLDLRPPSLEKVFARPIGGYLVKHVVEPDIQYRLVRATDPQDIMDVVRFDALDTMAETNEIEYALTNSILVRKDVAPGQPIPQAHELVSLRLSQIYYFDPTFDGALQPGKNIVWQPTAALTGFAFAQGRNLSPLVSVLKLAPSSSYDTELRADFSPNGGGVLNAGITSNVHRGLVGVSLTDFFINRTAAQLTPVLPTTPLSQIPSFNLLRTLVTYGNMDHNGFSGAAGVDYNFVERVAHQTVGQAGYRFSCFAVNVEYRRFSLGPLRRENEFRVAISLANVGTFGNLRQNERLY; from the coding sequence ATGCCCGCATTTCTTGCACTGCTCATATCCGGGAAAGCTGATAAACCCGCACTTAGGACATTTCACTGCGACTGGAAACCCCTTTCGAGCATCCAACCAAAGTTCCCAGTTCATCTTAGCAAATTCATGCGCGTCAAGAAAGCTTTTGCGGGTAGAATACCAGCTTTGACAAATGCAATGGGTCTTATTCATTACTTTTCCAACCGACAAAGAGTTTTCCGGACGTGGCTGGCATTCCTTGTCTTACTATCATTGCCCCTTTCTTTTGAGGTATTTGGACAGTCGCTGCCTGCTATTCCTTCAGGCCTGATGGACCATGCTTCAACGGTAACCGTCAGTTCAATATCCCAGGAAAAAAATGGGGATGTTTCTATCCTGCGCGGGAACGTTGTCGTGACTTATAAAGAAATGCGGCTCACTGCCGACCTGGCCTCCTACAATCAGTCAACCGGCGAAGTGGTTGCCAAAGGCCACGTGACTTACAACGACCCCACGGCCCACCTGGAAGCCGTCGAACTCCACTATAATGTCGCTACCGAGAAGGGATGGTTTCTGAACGGCAAAGGTTATTTACGTTCGCACGTGAAGCATCGCCGCGGCGTCATTGAAACGCAAAACCCTTTTTATGTGCAGGCCAGGATTGTCGAGAGATTGAACGAACTCTCCTACAAGATTACGGACGGCCGCGTGACCACATGCCCGTGCGAAAGCACGGGATGGTCCATCAGCACCAGAAGCGCGTCTGTAAAGGTCGGGGACAAGGTGATTGCCCGCAACAATATGTTTCACTTTCTCCGCGTGCCGGTGCTTTACGCTCCGGTGCTGGTGGATTCCATTTCACCACGGCCCCGGCAAAGCGGCTTCCTTCTGCCGACCATCGGCAACTCCTCGCAGAAAGGGTTTACTATTGGCGACGGTTTTTATTGGGCCATGAATCGAAGTGCGGACCTGACGCTGGGTGCGGTGGATTATGCCAAGCGTGGCATAGGGGGCATCGGCGAATTCCGGGCGCGTCCGAGCGCCGATAGCAGCTTTGATGTCAGCGCATTTGGCGTAAACGATCGAGGACCCACACGGTCTCCAGCCCTGGCAGCGCCCGGGGAGAGCATCCGGGCAATTGGAAATGCCGACCACTTTTGGGCAGGCTTTCGGGGTGTGGTCAACGTGGATTATGCCAGTTCGCTTGCTTTCCGGGAAGCCTTTGCCAACAACTTTACGCAGGCCGTCACTTCCGAAGCCCGGCAGATGGGTTTCCTGACGAAGAACTTTAACGCCTACAGCGCCAATTTCTATATTTCACGCTACCAGAACTTTCTTTCGACGGTGGGCGGCGCAGCGAACTCCATCACCATCCGGCACACGCCCAGCTTTTCCTTTTCCGGCATGGACCGCCAGGTTGGCCACACTCCTCTGTTTTTCTCTTTTGATACTTCCGCTGGGGCGGTGTCCCGGACGCAGCCCGATTTTGAGACTCCTAATTTTTCCGATCGCTTCAATCTTCATCCCGAGCTGACGCTGCGGATGAAACCGTTCTGGCATTTCCATCTGACGCCGTCCGGCGGCGTGTGGCTCACGCGGTATGGCGCCAGCCTGAAGCCGAACAGGAGCGGCGTAGACCGCCTGATGGGGGATTTCACGCTCGACCTCCGGCCCCCGTCTCTGGAAAAAGTTTTTGCCCGCCCCATCGGCGGGTATCTGGTAAAACACGTGGTTGAACCCGATATTCAATATCGTCTGGTGCGCGCCACCGATCCGCAGGACATCATGGACGTGGTGCGGTTCGACGCCCTGGACACCATGGCTGAAACGAATGAGATTGAGTACGCGCTGACCAACTCGATCCTGGTCCGCAAAGACGTGGCGCCCGGCCAGCCCATTCCCCAGGCGCACGAGCTGGTTTCCCTGCGCCTCTCGCAGATCTATTATTTTGATCCAACGTTTGACGGCGCGCTTCAGCCGGGCAAAAACATTGTGTGGCAGCCCACCGCGGCCCTGACGGGTTTCGCTTTTGCGCAGGGAAGAAACCTTTCGCCGCTGGTCTCAGTGTTAAAGCTGGCGCCTTCGTCGAGCTATGACACCGAATTGCGTGCCGACTTCAGCCCCAATGGAGGCGGCGTGTTAAATGCTGGAATCACGTCCAACGTGCACAGGGGGCTGGTTGGCGTGTCGCTGACGGATTTTTTCATCAACCGCACGGCAGCACAGTTGACGCCGGTCCTGCCGACAACCCCCCTTTCCCAGATCCCATCGTTCAACCTGCTGCGAACCCTGGTGACATACGGGAACATGGACCATAATGGTTTCAGTGGTGCCGCCGGTGTGGATTACAACTTTGTGGAGCGCGTCGCCCATCAAACGGTTGGACAGGCGGGTTATCGTTTCTCCTGCTTTGCCGTGAACGTTGAATACCGAAGGTTCTCACTCGGTCCACTGCGGCGAGAAAATGAGTTCCGCGTGGCCATTTCACTGGCGAATGTCGGGACGTTCGGAAACCTGCGGCAAAACGAGCGCTTGTATTAA
- a CDS encoding RDD family protein, whose translation MNKTHCICQSWYSTRKSFLDAHEFAKMNWELWLDARKGFPVAVKCPKCGFISFPGYEQCKKCGHEFTQVNGQTEGIPPLFHSLGNGSEPPAVPEAESPLDQTELGGEEAGSLDVELQPQAPPPDPIKPELETPVQSPPPGHGPSPWQSDLADRVQEYRQRRARLQKEEESRSSALNLDFGPAGPKPEEVRPHIIEFPAGESSASRPKPKVGSAPPSFGMRSFESAFMEEEEEVEVPVPRPAQPPPAARPETAPLEIELGPAVDSCSPTEEAEPAGVAIAQMNMRFFAGLIDALVLLSGAGLYALIFWQVGGKFSLGPVQAGVIALVAAAFIFLYFTGCTAMASATPGLMWAGLEVITFEGNRPRFSDCLWRGFGYLVSISALMLGFIWAMVDAEGLTWHDRMSRTFIVPTNRH comes from the coding sequence ATGAATAAGACCCATTGCATTTGTCAAAGCTGGTATTCTACCCGCAAAAGCTTTCTTGACGCGCATGAATTTGCTAAGATGAACTGGGAACTTTGGTTGGATGCTCGAAAGGGGTTTCCAGTCGCAGTGAAATGTCCTAAGTGCGGGTTTATCAGCTTTCCCGGATATGAGCAGTGCAAGAAATGCGGGCATGAGTTCACTCAGGTGAACGGCCAGACTGAGGGAATTCCTCCGCTCTTCCACTCTCTCGGCAACGGCTCAGAGCCTCCGGCTGTGCCGGAAGCCGAATCTCCGTTGGACCAGACGGAACTGGGCGGAGAAGAAGCCGGAAGCCTGGACGTAGAGTTGCAACCGCAAGCCCCGCCTCCTGACCCGATCAAACCCGAACTGGAAACGCCGGTTCAGTCGCCTCCGCCAGGCCATGGGCCATCTCCCTGGCAGAGCGATCTTGCGGACCGCGTACAGGAATACCGTCAGCGACGTGCCCGACTTCAAAAGGAAGAGGAAAGCCGGAGCAGTGCGCTTAATCTGGATTTTGGGCCGGCCGGGCCAAAACCGGAAGAGGTCCGGCCTCACATTATCGAGTTTCCCGCCGGGGAGAGTTCGGCCAGCCGGCCAAAACCCAAAGTGGGGTCCGCGCCTCCCTCCTTTGGCATGCGCAGCTTTGAATCAGCTTTCATGGAGGAAGAGGAAGAAGTTGAGGTTCCCGTTCCCCGGCCAGCGCAACCGCCGCCAGCCGCGCGCCCCGAGACAGCTCCGCTGGAGATTGAACTCGGACCCGCCGTGGATTCCTGCTCGCCAACGGAAGAAGCCGAGCCCGCCGGTGTGGCCATCGCACAAATGAACATGCGATTTTTTGCCGGCTTGATTGACGCTCTCGTGCTGTTGTCAGGGGCGGGTTTATACGCGCTGATCTTCTGGCAAGTTGGCGGAAAATTCTCCTTAGGGCCGGTGCAGGCGGGCGTAATTGCCCTTGTCGCCGCGGCATTTATCTTCCTCTACTTCACAGGCTGCACGGCAATGGCTTCCGCCACGCCCGGTCTGATGTGGGCCGGGCTCGAGGTTATTACATTCGAAGGCAATCGACCCAGGTTTTCCGACTGCCTCTGGCGGGGTTTTGGCTATCTGGTTTCAATCTCTGCTCTGATGCTGGGGTTTATCTGGGCCATGGTGGATGCCGAAGGGCTCACCTGGCATGATCGCATGTCCCGGACTTTCATCGTTCCGACGAACCGGCATTAA
- a CDS encoding threonine/serine dehydratase has translation MLKTKDNRREALEVEICRTTIIESRRLSKALGARVILASEAFQHTGSFKFRAAYNVVMQGEAELFLTASSGNFGQALAYACQLLGKSCVVVMPSTSAQVKVNAVRGYGGKVELIDLTVTSRWDRVSELAREHPDAYVASPYDDPYVIEGNSSLGRELAALEYDFDSIVVPVGGGGLASGVVVGLREEKDPVPVIGAEPLLANDAARSLQEGEIVSNESEPQTIADGARTLCLGDRNWEILRTGLQKIVEVPEEKITEGLRTLFSLANLKVEPTGALAIGAMLAEPETFAGRTICCVVSGGNVDPQVYSRLLLR, from the coding sequence ATCTTGAAGACAAAGGACAATCGGCGAGAGGCGTTGGAGGTGGAGATCTGCAGAACAACAATCATTGAATCCAGGCGGCTTTCGAAGGCCCTGGGAGCAAGAGTCATTCTGGCCAGCGAAGCCTTCCAGCATACCGGCAGCTTCAAATTTCGCGCAGCGTACAACGTGGTGATGCAAGGCGAGGCGGAACTTTTTCTCACCGCATCGTCAGGGAACTTTGGGCAGGCGCTGGCGTATGCGTGCCAGTTGCTTGGCAAATCATGCGTGGTGGTGATGCCATCAACCTCCGCGCAGGTGAAGGTGAATGCCGTTCGGGGATACGGAGGCAAGGTCGAATTGATTGACCTAACGGTCACCTCGCGTTGGGACCGTGTTAGTGAACTGGCCAGGGAGCATCCGGATGCCTATGTCGCGAGTCCTTATGACGATCCTTATGTGATTGAAGGGAACAGCAGCTTGGGAAGAGAACTGGCCGCGCTGGAATACGATTTTGACAGCATCGTTGTTCCGGTGGGCGGTGGCGGGCTGGCGTCGGGAGTTGTCGTAGGCCTTCGAGAAGAGAAGGATCCCGTTCCGGTGATTGGGGCGGAGCCGTTGCTGGCAAATGATGCGGCACGGTCACTTCAGGAGGGCGAGATTGTTTCCAACGAAAGCGAGCCACAAACTATTGCCGATGGAGCGCGGACGCTTTGCCTGGGCGACCGCAATTGGGAGATTCTCAGGACGGGCCTGCAGAAAATCGTAGAGGTCCCCGAGGAGAAAATCACAGAAGGTCTGCGCACGCTCTTCAGCCTGGCCAATTTGAAGGTGGAACCAACCGGCGCCCTTGCAATCGGAGCAATGCTTGCCGAGCCTGAAACTTTCGCAGGCCGGACCATCTGCTGCGTGGTGAGTGGGGGAAACGTTGACCCGCAGGTTTATTCCCGATTGTTGCTGCGGTAG